From Butyricimonas paravirosa, one genomic window encodes:
- a CDS encoding HRDC domain-containing protein has translation MESNPQLELAYDFLEYTGVNVFLTGKAGTGKTTFLRELKRRSPKRMIVVAPTGVAAINAGGVTIHSFFQLPFGPYVPGSSDTVERGEKLQYTHKFNREKINIIKTIDLLVIDEISMVRADLLDAVDDMLRRYRSKNEPFGGVQLLLIGDLQQLAPVVKEDEWALLKQHYASAFFFHSKALAATRYVAIELKHVYRQQDREFVDLLNRVRENRVDAAVLGMLNRRYVPGFKPSDDEGYITLTTHNHQAQRINDVKMAELSTRAYSFKAEVKDNFPTYSYPTEETLVLKQGAQVMFVKNDSSPEKRYYNGKIGKITAINDRSIEVVGKEDGLKIQVTPEEWTNTRYTLDEETREITETVEGTFKQYPLKTAWAITIHKSQGLTFERAIVDANAAFAHGQVYVALSRCKTFEGLVLSSPVTVRSLVSDGAIDEFVREAELKEPNKEELQQARQSYFRELLLEQFDYETIRWRLHYLYRVLDEQLRRLYPDWVERYRVAGAKCAEELLAVAERFQNQLERLMPEDGNYEADPVIADRVKKGAEYFREHTMSIFGKFLEEAIPEIDNKEVRKLVEQNMERFRGEVNLKLETLKVIGNGFSVKDYLRAKAKALIDAPKVKIKAKRAGAEKVEISPDILHSKLYETLRAWRNKEAERLKLPVYTVLQQKALLGISNTLPTNSKELLAVPGVGKKIVERYGAVLLDMVDEFRFQQK, from the coding sequence GCAATTAATGCGGGTGGGGTGACGATCCACTCTTTCTTCCAGTTGCCGTTCGGGCCATACGTGCCGGGAAGTTCGGATACGGTGGAGCGAGGTGAAAAATTGCAATACACGCACAAGTTTAACCGGGAAAAGATCAATATTATCAAGACGATTGATTTGCTGGTGATTGACGAGATCAGTATGGTACGGGCAGATTTGCTGGATGCGGTGGATGATATGTTGCGTCGTTACCGCTCCAAGAACGAGCCTTTCGGTGGGGTGCAGTTGTTGTTGATCGGTGATTTGCAGCAGTTGGCTCCCGTGGTGAAAGAGGACGAGTGGGCGTTGTTGAAACAACATTACGCATCGGCGTTCTTTTTCCATAGTAAGGCTTTGGCAGCCACCCGTTACGTGGCAATCGAGTTGAAACACGTTTACAGGCAACAGGATCGGGAATTCGTGGACCTGTTGAACCGGGTACGGGAGAACCGGGTGGATGCCGCGGTGTTGGGGATGTTGAACCGGAGGTATGTACCGGGCTTTAAGCCTTCGGATGACGAGGGGTATATCACGTTGACAACACATAACCACCAAGCACAAAGGATTAACGACGTGAAAATGGCAGAATTATCGACTAGGGCTTATTCGTTCAAGGCAGAAGTGAAGGATAATTTCCCCACTTATTCTTATCCCACGGAGGAGACGTTGGTGCTGAAACAGGGGGCGCAGGTGATGTTCGTGAAAAATGATTCATCACCGGAAAAGCGTTACTACAACGGGAAAATCGGTAAGATCACGGCTATTAATGACCGTTCCATCGAGGTGGTAGGAAAAGAGGATGGTCTGAAGATTCAGGTGACCCCGGAGGAATGGACGAACACGAGATACACGTTAGACGAGGAGACTCGGGAGATCACGGAGACGGTGGAGGGAACGTTTAAGCAGTACCCGTTGAAAACGGCGTGGGCGATTACGATTCATAAAAGCCAAGGGTTGACGTTTGAACGGGCGATCGTGGATGCCAATGCAGCATTTGCTCACGGGCAGGTGTACGTGGCGTTGAGCCGTTGCAAGACGTTCGAGGGACTTGTGTTGAGTTCCCCAGTAACCGTGCGTTCACTGGTGAGTGACGGGGCAATAGATGAATTCGTGCGGGAGGCGGAACTGAAGGAGCCGAATAAGGAGGAATTGCAACAGGCCCGGCAGTCTTATTTCAGGGAGTTGTTGCTGGAACAATTCGATTACGAGACGATCCGGTGGAGGTTACATTATTTGTACCGGGTGCTGGATGAGCAGTTGCGTCGGTTGTATCCCGATTGGGTGGAACGTTACCGGGTGGCGGGAGCCAAGTGTGCGGAGGAATTGTTGGCGGTGGCCGAACGGTTTCAGAACCAGTTGGAACGGTTGATGCCGGAAGATGGGAATTACGAGGCGGACCCGGTGATCGCAGATCGGGTGAAGAAGGGGGCGGAATATTTCCGGGAACATACGATGTCTATTTTTGGAAAATTCTTGGAAGAGGCTATTCCGGAGATTGATAACAAGGAGGTGAGGAAGTTGGTGGAACAAAATATGGAACGTTTTCGGGGAGAGGTGAACTTGAAACTTGAAACGTTGAAAGTGATCGGGAACGGTTTTTCTGTAAAAGATTATTTACGAGCGAAGGCGAAGGCGTTAATTGATGCCCCGAAGGTGAAGATTAAGGCGAAACGTGCCGGAGCGGAAAAAGTGGAGATTTCTCCTGATATATTACACTCGAAGTTATATGAAACTCTTCGAGCTTGGAGGAACAAAGAGGCTGAACGATTGAAATTGCCCGTGTACACGGTATTGCAGCAGAAAGCTTTGTTGGGAATCAGTAACACGTTGCCCACGAATTCAAAGGAATTGCTGGCAGTTCCCGGAGTTGGGAAAAAGATCGTGGAACGTTACGGGGCTGTGTTACTGGATATGGTGGATGAGTTCCGCTTTCAACAGAAGTAG
- a CDS encoding SusC/RagA family TonB-linked outer membrane protein, producing the protein MVKMKHGALFGKRGLWALCRKVICVIFLASSFLSTYAQEEKVSFEVQNANLTEIISILEKSTGFTFLYQDEQVAAVKNLTLRFTNERLSVVLTKCLAGTDLEWSIEDKTIVLKRQEKAKAPQQQVKSRKITGQVKDETGQPLPGVTVMLEGTKLGTTTRVDGTYTIECGDSKNLALLFSFMGMKSKRVVIGDKNVIDVKLEEDVTELEETVITGIYTRNIETFTGSVSTFKAEELKQISPQNVLRSLSILDPSFIITENRAQGSNPNAALDISINGKINVTDLSQEYSTDPNQPLFILDGFETTLETIQDLNMDRVESISILKDASATAIYGSKAANGVVVVETIKPKQGQLRFSYTGNFTVGWADLSDFNLMNAAEKLEYEKLAGVYRETSGGNLDENGEIINESNRARYYARLKLVQEGYDTYWLNEPLRTAFTQGHNVFIDGGDQTFLYGVGVSYNNTQGVMKKSSRDILNGNIRLSYRVKDLSFSNQTMIGKTKAINNPVDFSSYSQMNPFYAKRTVDGEVPKYVYRESLAGANNYDYIWNPLWDYQQASTNETDTWNITNNFQIEYRFLTYFRVRGNLQYQMSKSEAERFRSPNETVFSKTDADKKGTYTKSSTTSNSVTGRVNLTVGRSFGEHTLNGVAGMQFSDKTQESYGFGAQGYTTDQFSSPNFSSSYATGKPSASDSKNRSVSYYFNANYAYHMRYLLDFNLTTNGASQFGINDPFTTTWAVGVGWNVHQENFLANSKVINYLKLRYSLGNPGNQNYDAKLSSSIYMYNTAYSNPFGLAASVETWGNNNLKWQRTVTHNFGVDVQFLDSRLNLNFDYQMRNTDPLLVRIDMPTSTGASTAPMNVGATDNRSISVRMTYYFFKQRDFNWYVSGNLNHNTTKYKKIGNLLEEYNERGQASTSLLRYYDNASTTGVYAVRSAGIDPATGNEIFIKKDGSYTYEWKQSDEVLIGDSNPKVQGAFQTSLVYKGFSFGASFSYRVGGMISLSTLFNKVENISSSQLKYNQDKRALYDRWQKPGDKARFKRIDDTKSTNMSSRFIEEENTFSCNSINIGYRTSTAEWLKYIGASAFNFTAYMNDIFRISSIKEERGTSYPFERSVSFSIGLNF; encoded by the coding sequence ATGGTGAAAATGAAACATGGAGCGCTTTTTGGTAAAAGGGGCTTGTGGGCGTTGTGTCGAAAGGTGATATGCGTTATCTTTTTGGCGTCGTCGTTCTTGAGTACCTATGCTCAGGAGGAGAAGGTCTCTTTCGAGGTGCAGAACGCGAATTTGACGGAGATTATTTCCATTTTGGAGAAATCGACGGGTTTTACTTTTTTGTATCAGGACGAGCAAGTGGCGGCGGTGAAGAACTTGACATTGCGGTTTACGAACGAGCGGTTGAGTGTTGTGTTGACGAAGTGTTTGGCAGGGACCGATTTGGAGTGGTCGATAGAGGATAAGACGATCGTTTTGAAGCGGCAAGAGAAGGCTAAAGCACCGCAACAACAAGTGAAGTCTCGAAAAATTACGGGACAAGTGAAGGACGAGACGGGGCAGCCGTTGCCGGGTGTGACGGTTATGCTCGAGGGAACGAAATTGGGGACGACGACCCGCGTGGACGGGACGTACACGATAGAGTGCGGTGATTCCAAGAATCTGGCGTTGTTGTTTTCGTTCATGGGAATGAAAAGCAAGCGGGTGGTAATTGGAGACAAGAATGTGATAGACGTAAAGTTGGAGGAGGACGTGACAGAGTTGGAGGAGACTGTGATCACGGGTATTTATACGCGTAATATAGAGACTTTTACTGGTTCCGTTTCGACGTTTAAAGCGGAAGAATTGAAGCAGATTAGCCCGCAAAATGTGTTACGGAGTTTGAGTATATTGGATCCTTCGTTTATTATCACGGAGAATCGTGCACAAGGATCTAACCCGAATGCAGCCTTGGATATCAGTATCAATGGTAAGATTAACGTGACGGATTTGTCTCAGGAGTATAGCACAGATCCGAACCAGCCGTTGTTTATCTTGGATGGTTTCGAGACGACGCTGGAGACGATTCAGGATTTGAATATGGACCGCGTGGAGAGTATTTCTATTTTGAAGGATGCTTCGGCCACGGCGATTTACGGCTCGAAGGCTGCAAACGGTGTGGTTGTTGTTGAAACTATAAAGCCGAAACAAGGGCAGTTGCGTTTTTCTTATACCGGTAATTTTACCGTGGGTTGGGCGGATTTGAGTGATTTTAATTTGATGAATGCCGCGGAGAAGTTGGAGTACGAGAAGTTGGCCGGGGTGTACCGGGAAACTTCTGGAGGTAATCTGGATGAGAACGGAGAGATTATCAACGAGTCGAACCGGGCACGTTATTATGCTCGGTTGAAGTTGGTGCAGGAGGGGTATGACACGTACTGGTTGAACGAGCCGTTACGCACGGCATTCACTCAAGGACATAATGTTTTCATTGACGGGGGGGACCAGACGTTCTTGTATGGCGTGGGAGTTTCTTATAATAACACGCAGGGTGTGATGAAAAAGTCTAGCCGTGATATTTTGAACGGTAATATACGTCTTTCTTACCGGGTGAAAGATTTGTCGTTTTCCAATCAAACGATGATCGGGAAGACGAAGGCGATAAATAACCCGGTGGATTTTTCTTCATATTCGCAGATGAATCCGTTTTACGCAAAGCGTACGGTTGACGGAGAGGTGCCCAAGTACGTGTACCGGGAGAGTCTTGCTGGAGCGAATAATTACGATTATATTTGGAACCCGTTGTGGGATTACCAGCAAGCGAGCACGAACGAGACGGACACGTGGAATATCACGAATAATTTCCAGATCGAGTATCGTTTCCTGACCTATTTCCGAGTTCGCGGTAATTTGCAATACCAGATGTCTAAGTCGGAAGCAGAGCGTTTCCGTTCACCGAACGAAACGGTTTTCTCGAAGACCGACGCAGATAAGAAGGGGACTTACACGAAGAGTTCGACCACGAGTAATTCGGTTACGGGGCGCGTGAACTTGACGGTGGGGCGTTCTTTCGGGGAGCACACGTTGAACGGGGTTGCCGGTATGCAGTTCTCGGACAAGACGCAGGAGTCATACGGTTTCGGGGCGCAAGGATATACCACCGACCAGTTTTCGAGTCCGAATTTTTCATCTAGTTATGCGACGGGGAAACCGAGTGCCTCGGACAGTAAGAATCGTAGCGTGAGTTATTATTTCAATGCGAATTACGCTTATCATATGCGTTATCTGCTCGATTTCAACCTGACGACGAACGGGGCTTCGCAGTTCGGTATCAACGACCCGTTCACGACGACTTGGGCTGTGGGTGTCGGTTGGAACGTGCATCAAGAGAATTTCTTGGCGAACAGTAAGGTGATTAATTATTTGAAGTTGCGTTATTCTTTGGGTAATCCTGGCAACCAGAATTACGATGCGAAGTTGTCGTCCAGCATTTACATGTACAATACGGCTTATTCGAATCCTTTCGGGCTGGCAGCCTCGGTGGAGACGTGGGGTAACAACAATTTGAAGTGGCAACGCACGGTGACGCATAATTTCGGGGTGGATGTTCAGTTCCTTGATAGCCGTTTGAATTTGAATTTCGATTATCAAATGCGTAATACGGATCCGTTGTTGGTGCGTATCGATATGCCGACTTCTACCGGAGCATCGACTGCCCCGATGAACGTGGGAGCTACGGATAACCGTTCGATTTCGGTGCGTATGACCTACTATTTTTTCAAACAACGGGATTTTAACTGGTATGTTAGCGGTAATTTGAATCATAACACGACGAAATATAAGAAAATCGGTAATTTGTTGGAGGAGTACAACGAGCGCGGGCAGGCAAGTACCTCTTTGTTGCGTTATTATGATAATGCAAGCACGACCGGGGTGTACGCCGTGCGTTCGGCAGGTATCGACCCTGCCACGGGTAACGAGATTTTTATTAAGAAGGACGGTTCGTACACGTATGAATGGAAGCAGAGTGACGAGGTGTTGATCGGTGACAGTAACCCGAAGGTACAGGGGGCTTTCCAGACTTCGTTGGTGTATAAAGGTTTTTCTTTCGGGGCTTCTTTCTCTTATCGGGTGGGCGGTATGATTTCGTTATCCACGTTGTTTAACAAGGTGGAGAATATCAGTTCGTCGCAGTTGAAGTATAACCAGGATAAGCGTGCGTTGTACGATCGTTGGCAGAAGCCGGGAGATAAGGCTCGCTTCAAACGTATCGACGATACGAAATCGACGAATATGAGTAGCCGTTTTATCGAGGAGGAGAACACGTTCTCTTGTAATTCAATCAATATCGGTTACCGTACCTCTACGGCCGAGTGGTTGAAGTATATCGGGGCGTCGGCATTTAATTTCACGGCTTATATGAATGATATTTTCCGGATTTCTTCGATCAAGGAGGAGCGGGGAACCAGTTATCCGTTCGAGCGTTCGGTGTCATTCTCGATAGGGCTTAATTTTTAA
- a CDS encoding FecR family protein: MFENYSEVVMLLVKVRQQNLTEEEEEKVRSWREESPENEVLYAKVMSVEFMKMKMAQRARTDSERAYAKVKRRAQRRVRVRRFCYLSSAVASVFLLLGGWFYFDRMELSGLERLNAASEIIAEGSKAELILSSGECVMLGKGQLDSVWMHEGMEVHSTEGRVSYTGERLCREKCDTEELQYNILRVPRGGEYSVVLGDGTSVCLNSESELRYPVQFDRGERRVFLRGEGYFEVAKDPEHPFVVEVEDAKIEVLGTIFNVSGYAEEERVVTTLVEGVVRLSSDNESVLLEPNEQGVLDKDGHLSKVEVNVFPYVAWQKGLFVFRQQSLERVMQVVSRWYDVKVVFKDEETKRISFTGNMRRYGNFEQVVRMLEMTGGLNFNIEGRTIYITEK; encoded by the coding sequence ATGTTTGAGAATTATTCAGAAGTGGTGATGTTGCTGGTGAAGGTGCGGCAACAAAATTTAACGGAGGAGGAGGAAGAGAAGGTGCGGTCTTGGCGTGAGGAAAGCCCAGAGAACGAGGTGTTGTATGCGAAGGTGATGTCGGTTGAGTTTATGAAGATGAAGATGGCTCAACGGGCGCGTACGGATAGCGAGCGTGCTTATGCGAAGGTAAAAAGACGTGCTCAGAGACGAGTGCGGGTACGAAGGTTTTGCTATCTCTCTTCAGCGGTTGCCTCCGTGTTTTTGTTGTTAGGGGGATGGTTTTACTTTGATCGGATGGAATTGTCGGGTTTAGAGCGTTTGAATGCCGCTTCCGAGATTATCGCAGAGGGGTCGAAGGCCGAGTTGATTTTATCGAGTGGTGAATGCGTGATGTTGGGGAAAGGGCAGTTGGATTCGGTGTGGATGCACGAGGGAATGGAGGTGCATTCGACGGAGGGCCGAGTGAGTTATACCGGGGAGAGGTTGTGTCGGGAGAAGTGTGACACGGAGGAGTTGCAATACAATATTTTGCGGGTACCGCGGGGTGGTGAGTATTCGGTTGTGTTGGGTGATGGGACTTCGGTGTGTTTGAATTCGGAATCGGAGTTGCGTTATCCGGTGCAGTTTGATCGCGGGGAGCGACGGGTGTTTTTACGTGGAGAAGGGTATTTTGAAGTGGCAAAAGATCCGGAGCATCCGTTCGTGGTGGAGGTGGAGGATGCCAAAATCGAGGTGTTGGGAACTATTTTTAACGTGAGCGGTTATGCGGAAGAAGAGCGTGTGGTGACGACGTTGGTGGAGGGGGTAGTGCGTTTATCGTCGGATAATGAGAGTGTGTTGTTGGAGCCGAACGAGCAGGGAGTGTTGGATAAGGATGGACATTTGAGCAAAGTGGAGGTAAATGTGTTCCCCTATGTGGCGTGGCAAAAGGGACTATTCGTGTTTCGGCAGCAATCTTTGGAGCGTGTAATGCAGGTGGTGTCGCGGTGGTACGATGTGAAGGTCGTGTTTAAAGACGAGGAAACGAAAAGAATTTCATTCACGGGAAATATGCGGCGTTATGGTAATTTTGAACAAGTCGTGCGGATGTTGGAGATGACCGGAGGATTGAATTTTAATATAGAAGGTAGGACGATTTATATAACCGAAAAATGA
- a CDS encoding RNA polymerase sigma-70 factor, which translates to MKSKQIICEENFFHDLFMDYYPSLLSFACYYVEEEVVAEDLVQDVFVKMWEQRGRWKAVENFSAYVYQMVRFRCFNYLRGEKLREEMMRSYREEKVDVMEANRYMEEEIFRLVNQAMEALPPTYRQVITMSMEGYRVKEIAQKLNVGEETVKKRKQAAKQVLKEKLGKLYLFLAPLI; encoded by the coding sequence ATGAAGAGTAAGCAAATAATATGCGAAGAAAATTTTTTCCATGATTTATTTATGGATTATTATCCTTCTTTGCTTTCTTTTGCGTGTTATTACGTGGAGGAGGAGGTCGTGGCGGAAGACTTGGTGCAGGATGTGTTCGTAAAGATGTGGGAGCAACGGGGGAGATGGAAGGCCGTGGAAAATTTTTCGGCTTATGTTTACCAGATGGTGCGTTTTCGGTGTTTCAATTATTTACGTGGGGAGAAGTTGAGGGAAGAGATGATGCGTTCGTATAGGGAGGAGAAGGTGGATGTGATGGAGGCTAACCGGTATATGGAAGAGGAGATTTTCAGGTTAGTGAACCAAGCGATGGAGGCGTTGCCACCGACCTACCGGCAGGTAATCACGATGTCGATGGAGGGGTATCGAGTGAAGGAGATTGCCCAGAAGTTGAATGTCGGGGAAGAGACAGTGAAAAAGCGCAAGCAGGCCGCCAAGCAGGTGTTGAAAGAAAAATTAGGAAAGTTGTATCTTTTTTTGGCTCCGTTGATTTAA